One genomic segment of Mastomys coucha isolate ucsf_1 unplaced genomic scaffold, UCSF_Mcou_1 pScaffold22, whole genome shotgun sequence includes these proteins:
- the Tm2d2 gene encoding TM2 domain-containing protein 2, translating into MVLGGCPVSYLLLCGQAALLLGNLLLLHCVSRSHSFNATAELDLTPSGAAHLDGPAASSWEYSDPNSPVILCSYLPDEFVDCDAPVDHVGNATASQELGYGCLKFGGQAYSDVQHTAVQCRALEGIECASPRTFLRENKPCIKYTGHYFITTLLYSFFLGCFGVDRFCLGHTGTAVGKLLTLGGLGIWWFVDLILLITGGLMPSDGSNWCTVY; encoded by the exons ATGGTGCTGGGCGGCTGCCCTGTTAGTTACCTATTGCTGTGCGGCCAGGCGGCCTTGCTGTTGGGgaacctgctgctgctgcactgTGTCTCTCGGAGCCACTCGTTTAATGCTACGGCCGAACTGGATCTCACACCCTCAGGCGCCGCTCACCTCGACGGTCCCGCCGCCTCGAGCTGGGAATACAGCGACCCCAACTCTCCAGTCATCCTTTGCTCTTACCT ACCCGACGAGTTTGTAGATTGTGATGCCCCAGTGGATCACGTTGGAAATGCAACTGCATCCCAGGAGCTTGGTTATGGTTGTCTCAAG TTTGGGGGTCAGGCCTACAGTGATGTGCAACACACTGCAGTCCAGTGCAGAGCCCTGGAGGGAATTGAGTGTGCCAGCCCCAGGACCTTCCTACGAGAGAATAAGCCTTGTATAAA gTACACTGGACACTACTTCATAACCACTCTTCTCTACTCCTTCTTCCTGGGATGCTTCGGAGTCGACCGCTTCTGTCTGGGACACACTGGAACAGCGGTTGGGAAGCTGCTAACACTTGGAGGACTGGGGATCTGGTGGTTCGTGGATCTCATTTTGCTCATCACTGGGGGGCTGATGCCTAGCGATGGCAGCAACTGGTGCACTGTCTACTAA